A window of Streptomyces sp. NBC_01689 genomic DNA:
ACATCACCGATTCATACGAAGCAAGTTGCCTGATTTGAGGTGAACTTCGGTGCTAGGCGGGTTTTGACGGTGCGTAGTCTGTGCGCCATGCAAAACCACCGGGAACCGAGGGACGCCTGAGTACGTCTTCGTCCTCGGTGCAGTACGGGTGAATGTGTGATCGACCGCATCCGTACTTCGGGGGGACCGGAAACCAGCCGCCGTTTCCAGGCGCGCACGGGTGCGCCTGCCCTAGGAGTAGTCGTTCGATGAGCGAGCACCGTCGCAAACCGCCGCAGCAGCAGGGCGGCGGACGTGCCGCGGCCCGGCGCGGCCAGCCCGGCCCGTCCGCCGGCCGCCGCGCGACACCGCGAGGCGCCACCGGGTCACCTTCCGACTCCTATGAGTCACCTTCCGGCTCCGGTGGGTCAGGAGGTGACGAGGAGCGTCAGTACGGTGGCCGGGCCGAGGCCCGGCGCGCGGCCCAGAGGAACAGTGGCGGCGGGCGCCGCAGAGGCGCGGAAGCCGCGGGAGCCGGCGGCCGCCGCGGCGGCCCCGGGGGTCCGAACGGGCCCGGTCGCGGCCGGGCCGCGGGACCCGTCAAGAAGCGCCTGATCGACTACCCGCGCGCGGGCAGGACGGGAGGCGCCCGCTGGGTGCCGTCCTGGAAGCTGGTGTCGGGCCTGTTCATCGGGTTCGTCGGCAGCCTGGTGGCCGTGGCCGGCATCGGGTACGCGATGGTGAGCGTCCCCGACGTGGCGCAGACGGCCACGGCGCAGAACAACGTCTACTACTGGGCCGACGGCAGCCAGATGGTCGCCACCGGTGGTGAGACGAACCGCCAGATCATCAACTACTCGCAGATCCCCGCGGCGATGCGCTACGCCGTCATCTCGCAGGAGAACAAGACCTTCGAGACCGACAGCGGCGTCGACCCGAAGGGCATCGCGCGTGCCTTCCTGAACATGGCCAGGGGCGGCCAGACGCAGGGTGGCTCCACCATCACCCAGCAGTACGTCAAGAACGCGATGCTGGACGACCAGTCGCAGACGATCTCCCGCAAGTTCAAGGAGATCTTCGTCTCGATCAAGGTGGGCGCCACGGTCAAGAAGGAAAAGATCATGGAGGGGTACCTGAACTCCGCGTACTACGGTCGCGGGGCGTACGGACTCCAGGCGGCGGCGCGCGCGTACTTCGACAAGGACGCCATCAAGCTCGACGAGAGCCAGTGCGCGTTCCTCGCGGCGATGCTCAAGGGTGCGACCTACTACGACCCGGCCGGCGCCCAGTCGCTCGACTCGAACGCCACCCCCCAGAACAACAAGAAGCGGGCCACGGCCCAGTGGTCGGACACGCTGGACAAAGAGGTCAAGTACGGGCATCTGAGCGCCGCGAAGCGGGCCACGTTCAAGGAGCTTCCCAAGGCCCAGAACCCGCGCTCGAACACCCGCCTCAGCGGCCAGATCGGCTACCTCGTCGACCTCGCCAAGGCGTACGTCGTCCACAACACGAAGATCACCGAGGACCAGCTCCAGCGCGGCGGCTACTCGATCCACACGACCTTCGACAAGTCCAAGGTCAACGCGCTCGAAGACGCGGTGAAGAAGGTCCGCGCGGCGAAGATCAACCCCAAGGTGCGGCCCGACACGGACAAGTACGTCCAGTTCGGCGGGGCGTCCGTCGACCCGAAGACGGGGGCGATCAAGGCCATCTACGGCGGTGAGGACGCGACCAAGCACTTCACCAACAACGCCGACCAGACCGGTGCCCAGGTGGGATCGACGTTCAAGCCGTTCGTCCTCGCCGCCTCCATGCAGTGGGGCGTCAAGGACCCCGACGCACCGTCGGGGCGCCGGATCGCCTCCCCCAAGAGCCTGTACAGCGGCCAGAACAAGCTCAAGATCAAGAATGCCGACGGGACGGTCTGGACCGACAAGGACAACAAGGAGTGGCTCCAGACCAACGACGGCAGTAAGTCGTACAACCCGCCGAGCTACAAGATCGACCTGCGTGAGGCGATGCGGGAGTCCGTGAACTCCGCCTACGTCCAGCTCGGCATGGACGTCGGTCTGGACAAGGTGGAGGAGGCCGCGCTCAACGCGGGCGTCCTCAAGACCAGTCTGGCGAGCTCCAACTTCCCCTCGTTCTCGATCGGTACCTCCGACCCCAGCGCGATCCGTATGGCCGGTGCGTACGCCACCTTCGCGGACAGCGGACAGCAGCGTGAGCCGTACTCGGTCGAGACGATCGACAGCAAAGACGGCAACGTGTTCCGGCACAGCGAGGTCGCGAAGGCGAAGGAGGCCTTCAGCCCGGAGGTCGCGGACAACGTGACCGACGTGCTCAAGACCGTCGTGGACAAGGGAACCGGTACCGCCGCGCGGCTGACCGGCCGCCAGGTGGCCGGCAAGACCGGTACCACCGACGGCAACAAGTCGGCCTGGTTCGTCGGGTACACCCCGCAGCTGTCGACGTCGATCAGCATGTACCGCCTGGACGACGACGCGAGCAGCAAGAACCGTACGTTCCTGGAGATGTACGGCACGGGTGGCGAGAAGAAGATCCACGGTGCCTCGTTCCCGGCGCAGATCTGGCACGACTACATGGAGGACGCGCTCAAGGGCCAGAAGGTGGAGAACTTCCCGACACCGCAGCCCATCGGCGAGATCCTGAACGACACTCCGAGCCCGTCCGTGACCCCGTCGGAGACGGCGTCGCCGTCGACGAGCCCGACGCCGAGCGACACCCCCAGCCCGACGCTCAGCAACTCTCCCTCGCCCACGACGAGCGAGACCTGCAAGAAGTTCGACTGGACGTGCAACGGCAACGGCGGCACCGACGCCGGTGGCAGTGACAACGGCGGGACCGACGGCGGAGTCACCGACAGTCCCTCGGCCACCGATACCGCCGGCAACGGCGGCAACGGCAACGGAGGCGGCTTCATCCGCGGCCAGAACGGCTGAGTGAGGGACACCCGGGCCTGACGGAAGGGGGCCGACGGCACACGCCGTCGGCCCCCTTCCGTGTGAGCGGCGCCCGGTGTGTCGTTGATCACAAGCGGTCCGGGAGCGGAGGCGGCATCCGTCGCCGACCACCGCGCCCCCAGGTCCGTACGGCAGGATGTGCGCCATGCCCAGTGCAGAGACGACGCGAGCGAGCGTGCGCGAGCCGGAACCGGTGCGGCCGACCAAGGAGGACGAGGTCGCCGCGGCCGGCAGCGAGCTGATCGGCGGCCCCATCGGACGGCGGGCCCTGCTGGGGACGTCCTGGTGGACGCCCGTGCGGGTCGTCGCGCTGGTCGCGATCGCCATGTTCGCCCTCGGCATGGTCCAGAAGGTGCCCTGCTACGACGGCGGCTGGTTCTTCGGGGCCAGCACCCAGTACACGCACGCGTGCTACTCGGACATCCCGCACCTCTACCAGGGGCGCGGGTTCGCCGACGGCCTGGTGCCGTACTTCGACAAGCTCCCCGGCGACATGGACTACCTCGAGTACCCCGTGCTCACCGGTGTGTTCATGGAGGTCGCGGCCTGGCTCACGCCGGGCGGCGGCAGCATCCAGGACCAGGAGCAGATCTACTGGATGGTCAACGCGGGGATGCTCATGGTGTGCGCGGCGGTCATCGCCGTGAGCACCGCGCGCCTCCACCGCAGGCGCCCCTGGGACGGCCTCCTGGTCGCCCTCGCGCCCGCCTTCGCGCTCACGGCCACCATCAACTGGGACCTCCTCGCCGTGGCCCTGCTGGCCGCCGCCATGCTCATGTGGTCCCGGGGCCGCGCCCTCGCCTTCGGCATCCTCATCGGACTCGCCACCGCCGCGAAGTTCTACCCGTTCCTGGTGATGGGGCCGCTGCTCGTGCTGTGCTGGCGGGCCGGCAGATGGCGCGAGTTCGGGACCGCGCTGATGGGCGCCGTGGGGGCCTGGCTGGTCGTGAACCTGCCGGTCATGTACCTCGCCCCGGAGGGCTGGGCGAAGTTCTACAGCTTCAGCCACGACCGGGGGGTCGACTTCGGCTCGGTCTTCCTGTTCCTCTCCACCTGGTTCAAGATCTCGATCACCGCCGACACCGCGAACGCCTGGGCGCTCTTCCTGATGGTGCTGGTCTGCGTGGGCATGACCGCGCTCACGCTCACCGCGCCGCGCCGTCCCCGCTTCGTCCAGCTCGCGTTCCTGATCGTCGCGGCCTTCGTCCTCACCAACAAGGTCTACTCGCCCCAGTACGTGCTGTGGCTGGTCCCCCTCGCCGCGCTGGCCCGGCCGCGCTGGCGGGACTTCCTGATCTGGCAGGCCTGCGAGGTCGCGTACTTCCTGGGGATCTGGATGTACCTCGCGTACACGACCAGCGGGGACGCCCACAAGGGCCTCTCCTCGCAGGGCTACCAGATCGCCATCGCCGTCCACCTCCTGGGCACGCTCTACCTGTGCGCGGTGGTCGTCCGCGACATCCTCATGCCGGAACGCGACGTGGTCCGCAAGGCGGGCGACGACGACCCCTCGGGCGGAGTCCTCGACGGGGCGGAGGACGTCTTCGTCCTCGGGGCCGCGGCCCGTCCGCCCAGGCACGCGGCCCACTTCGACGGGCCGCAGGTGCAGTGGGGCAACGGCGGTGTGGCTGTCGAGGACCGTTCGCCCTGAGCGAACAGCGCGTCCACGGACAGGACGAAAGGCCGTACACGGTGATCGTGTACGGCCTTTCGGCTGCTCGCTGCCGGCTCCCGAACCGCCCGCCGTCGGCTGTCGGACGCCGTCCGTGCGCGGCCGCGGTGGGAGGGCGGGAGTGCGGAGGCCGGTGTCAGCGCTCGACGACGCGGTCGAACTGCGTGGTCGTGTGCCGCAGATGGGCCACCAGCTCGTCGCCGACCTTCGGCTCCGAGGCGTCGGAGGGCACGAAGAGGATCGAGACCTGCATGTGCGGGGGCTCGGCGAACCAGCGCTGCTTGCCCGCCCACACGAACGGCGAGAGGTTCCGGTTCACCGTCGCGAGACCCGCCCGGGCGACGCCCTTGGCGCGCGGCATGACGCCGTGCAGCGCCTTCGGGGCCTCCAGGCCCACTCCGTGCGACGTACCGCCCGCCACGACGACGAGCCAGCCGTCCGAGGCCGCCTTCTGCTGCCGGTAGCCGAAACGGTCGCCCTTGGCGACAGGGGTGACGTCCAGGACGGCCCCGCGGTACTCGGTCGCGTCGTGGTCGCCCAGCCACAGCCGCGTGCCGATACGGGCGCGGAACCGGGTCTGCGGGAACTGCTGCTGCAGCCGCGCGAGTTCCTGGGCCTTCAGGTGGCTGACGAACATCGTGTGCAGCGGCAGGCGGG
This region includes:
- a CDS encoding transglycosylase domain-containing protein, giving the protein MSEHRRKPPQQQGGGRAAARRGQPGPSAGRRATPRGATGSPSDSYESPSGSGGSGGDEERQYGGRAEARRAAQRNSGGGRRRGAEAAGAGGRRGGPGGPNGPGRGRAAGPVKKRLIDYPRAGRTGGARWVPSWKLVSGLFIGFVGSLVAVAGIGYAMVSVPDVAQTATAQNNVYYWADGSQMVATGGETNRQIINYSQIPAAMRYAVISQENKTFETDSGVDPKGIARAFLNMARGGQTQGGSTITQQYVKNAMLDDQSQTISRKFKEIFVSIKVGATVKKEKIMEGYLNSAYYGRGAYGLQAAARAYFDKDAIKLDESQCAFLAAMLKGATYYDPAGAQSLDSNATPQNNKKRATAQWSDTLDKEVKYGHLSAAKRATFKELPKAQNPRSNTRLSGQIGYLVDLAKAYVVHNTKITEDQLQRGGYSIHTTFDKSKVNALEDAVKKVRAAKINPKVRPDTDKYVQFGGASVDPKTGAIKAIYGGEDATKHFTNNADQTGAQVGSTFKPFVLAASMQWGVKDPDAPSGRRIASPKSLYSGQNKLKIKNADGTVWTDKDNKEWLQTNDGSKSYNPPSYKIDLREAMRESVNSAYVQLGMDVGLDKVEEAALNAGVLKTSLASSNFPSFSIGTSDPSAIRMAGAYATFADSGQQREPYSVETIDSKDGNVFRHSEVAKAKEAFSPEVADNVTDVLKTVVDKGTGTAARLTGRQVAGKTGTTDGNKSAWFVGYTPQLSTSISMYRLDDDASSKNRTFLEMYGTGGEKKIHGASFPAQIWHDYMEDALKGQKVENFPTPQPIGEILNDTPSPSVTPSETASPSTSPTPSDTPSPTLSNSPSPTTSETCKKFDWTCNGNGGTDAGGSDNGGTDGGVTDSPSATDTAGNGGNGNGGGFIRGQNG
- a CDS encoding glycosyltransferase family 87 protein, whose protein sequence is MPSAETTRASVREPEPVRPTKEDEVAAAGSELIGGPIGRRALLGTSWWTPVRVVALVAIAMFALGMVQKVPCYDGGWFFGASTQYTHACYSDIPHLYQGRGFADGLVPYFDKLPGDMDYLEYPVLTGVFMEVAAWLTPGGGSIQDQEQIYWMVNAGMLMVCAAVIAVSTARLHRRRPWDGLLVALAPAFALTATINWDLLAVALLAAAMLMWSRGRALAFGILIGLATAAKFYPFLVMGPLLVLCWRAGRWREFGTALMGAVGAWLVVNLPVMYLAPEGWAKFYSFSHDRGVDFGSVFLFLSTWFKISITADTANAWALFLMVLVCVGMTALTLTAPRRPRFVQLAFLIVAAFVLTNKVYSPQYVLWLVPLAALARPRWRDFLIWQACEVAYFLGIWMYLAYTTSGDAHKGLSSQGYQIAIAVHLLGTLYLCAVVVRDILMPERDVVRKAGDDDPSGGVLDGAEDVFVLGAAARPPRHAAHFDGPQVQWGNGGVAVEDRSP
- a CDS encoding alanine racemase — translated: MALTLYVDTARWRAHHKQVSEQFPGLVPVCKGNGYGFGHERLADEATRLGSDILAVGTTYEAARIKDWFGGDLLVLTPFRRGEEPVPLPDRVIRSVSSIDGVYGLVGARVVIEVMSSMKRHGVSEQDLPHLHSAIENVRLEGFAIHLPLDRTDGSDAVEEVIGWMDRLRAARLPLHTMFVSHLKAQELARLQQQFPQTRFRARIGTRLWLGDHDATEYRGAVLDVTPVAKGDRFGYRQQKAASDGWLVVVAGGTSHGVGLEAPKALHGVMPRAKGVARAGLATVNRNLSPFVWAGKQRWFAEPPHMQVSILFVPSDASEPKVGDELVAHLRHTTTQFDRVVER